A genomic region of Gemmatimonadota bacterium contains the following coding sequences:
- a CDS encoding fucose isomerase, with product MAYQLPERAEPEAPEKNEVVLIANGDLRLSANQMCWPAQEAMEKTIIAAIQREGWKVRRGHPYKPDEEHGFIGSQKEGMAVFKNIHPDAPLIVAEAVWQYSHHVLHGLISHRGPILTLANWSGQWPGLVGMLNLNGSLTKAGVEYSTL from the coding sequence ATGGCTTACCAACTTCCCGAACGCGCCGAACCCGAAGCACCTGAAAAGAACGAAGTCGTACTCATTGCCAACGGCGACCTGCGCTTATCTGCCAACCAGATGTGCTGGCCCGCACAAGAAGCAATGGAAAAAACCATCATAGCCGCAATCCAGCGCGAAGGATGGAAAGTTCGCCGCGGACACCCCTACAAACCAGACGAGGAACACGGCTTTATCGGATCGCAAAAAGAGGGCATGGCCGTCTTCAAAAACATCCATCCCGACGCCCCCCTCATCGTAGCCGAAGCCGTCTGGCAATACAGCCACCACGTGCTTCACGGACTGATCTCACACCGCGGCCCCATCCTCACCCTTGCCAACTGGTCTGGACAGTGGCCCGGCCTCGTCGGCATGCTCAACCTCAACGGCTCCCTCACCAAAGCCGGGGTTGAATACAGCACCCTGTG
- a CDS encoding fucose isomerase, with amino-acid sequence TDDFFKRGLREWLTSGSVTHDTSHVRDANTFRLPEAEAQLGQALAEQLQREKAIMGVFDEGCMGMFNAIIPDHLLNPTGVFKERLSQSALWAEMQNTTDAEASAVRAWLEGKGLTFVTGKNATDELTDDQIAMQCKMYIAALRIADDFGCATIGIQYQQGLKDLCPASDLVEGILNNVDRPPVKARANGQVLYEGEALPHFNEVDECAGLDGLISNRIWKALGQPPENTLHDLRWGEHYRKNGIDDYVWVFLISGGAPPAHYIDGYKGTSSERQPNMYFPLGGGTCKGVSKPGEIVWSRIFVQNDELHMDIGRGGVVELPQPETDRRWRATTPQWPIMHAVTYGISRDQMMARHKANHIQVAYAQSAQAANDALAVKIAMMQALGVKVHLCGTNNGLVD; translated from the coding sequence ACCGACGACTTCTTTAAACGCGGCCTGCGCGAATGGCTCACCAGCGGCAGCGTCACCCACGACACCTCCCATGTGCGCGACGCCAACACCTTTCGCCTGCCCGAAGCCGAGGCTCAACTCGGACAGGCGCTGGCCGAACAACTCCAGCGCGAAAAAGCCATTATGGGCGTCTTTGACGAAGGCTGCATGGGCATGTTTAACGCCATCATCCCCGACCACTTGCTCAACCCCACAGGCGTCTTCAAAGAACGCCTCTCACAATCGGCTCTCTGGGCAGAAATGCAAAACACCACAGATGCAGAAGCCAGTGCTGTTCGCGCCTGGCTCGAGGGCAAGGGCCTCACCTTTGTCACCGGCAAAAATGCAACGGATGAACTCACCGACGACCAGATCGCTATGCAATGCAAAATGTACATTGCCGCCTTACGCATAGCCGATGATTTTGGTTGCGCTACCATTGGCATTCAGTATCAACAGGGCCTCAAAGACCTGTGCCCGGCATCTGATCTGGTCGAAGGCATTCTCAACAACGTAGATCGCCCCCCGGTCAAAGCGCGCGCCAATGGCCAGGTCCTCTACGAAGGTGAGGCACTCCCGCATTTCAACGAAGTCGATGAATGCGCGGGCCTCGACGGCCTGATCTCCAACCGCATCTGGAAAGCACTGGGGCAGCCACCCGAAAACACCTTGCACGACCTGCGCTGGGGCGAACACTACCGGAAAAATGGCATTGACGACTACGTATGGGTCTTCCTCATCTCTGGCGGCGCACCGCCTGCACATTATATCGACGGGTACAAAGGCACCTCTTCCGAACGCCAGCCCAACATGTATTTCCCACTCGGCGGCGGCACCTGTAAAGGCGTGAGCAAACCCGGCGAAATCGTCTGGAGCCGCATCTTTGTTCAAAATGACGAACTGCACATGGACATTGGCCGCGGTGGCGTCGTCGAACTCCCACAACCGGAAACCGACCGACGCTGGCGTGCCACCACCCCGCAGTGGCCCATTATGCACGCCGTCACCTACGGCATCTCCCGCGACCAGATGATGGCGCGCCACAAAGCCAACCACATCCAGGTCGCCTATGCCCAATCAGCACAGGCCGCCAACGACGCGCTGGCCGTAAAAATCGCCATGATGCAAGCATTGGGCGTCAAAGTTCATCTGTGTGGCACAAATAACGGATTGGTGGATTAA
- a CDS encoding Gfo/Idh/MocA family oxidoreductase: MNRVRIGVIGVGNIARNYHLPPVHALPNAELVAVADLDESLRLKAQKQFGFRDAYTDYRRILDRDDIHAIMLLTRVNTRTEIIPAALEAGKHVFTQKPFALTNEDAEFLARTARHTGNRLVCSFMHRYFPHTQGARQILKEGKIGRLEMVRHRNCIGSRYDNAVRLWGGVLDIGTHGIDVIRYLTEQDVVKVQAMMDPYLTNANLPIDPTINRPNETVAIMNFEMSGGTLVTFEMHWTQRGGAGAYYAEHYGDEGSMFIKHPIAPATFVYTQGHKGDWIQPHLEQHPKGHLHHKIFIDDILNNTCESATPEDAVATVKIINAAYEAAQTGKTITIG; this comes from the coding sequence ATGAACCGTGTTCGTATTGGCGTTATCGGCGTGGGCAATATCGCCCGCAACTACCATTTACCCCCTGTACACGCACTCCCAAATGCCGAACTCGTCGCCGTTGCAGACCTCGACGAATCACTCAGATTAAAAGCACAGAAACAGTTCGGTTTTCGCGATGCGTACACCGATTACCGTCGTATCTTAGACCGCGACGACATTCACGCCATCATGCTCCTCACCCGCGTGAATACACGCACCGAAATCATTCCCGCAGCCCTCGAAGCGGGCAAACACGTCTTCACGCAAAAGCCCTTTGCACTGACAAATGAAGACGCCGAGTTTCTCGCCCGGACAGCCAGACACACGGGCAATCGCCTCGTCTGCAGCTTCATGCATCGCTACTTTCCACATACCCAGGGCGCGCGTCAAATCCTGAAAGAAGGCAAAATCGGCCGACTTGAAATGGTGCGCCATCGCAACTGCATCGGCAGCCGCTACGACAACGCCGTCCGCTTGTGGGGCGGCGTCCTCGACATCGGTACACACGGCATAGACGTCATCCGGTATCTCACCGAACAAGACGTCGTCAAAGTACAGGCCATGATGGACCCCTATCTCACCAATGCAAACCTGCCGATAGACCCCACCATCAACCGCCCCAATGAAACCGTAGCTATCATGAATTTCGAAATGTCTGGCGGCACCCTCGTCACCTTTGAAATGCACTGGACCCAACGCGGTGGCGCAGGAGCCTATTATGCCGAACACTACGGCGATGAAGGCTCGATGTTCATCAAACATCCCATTGCACCCGCAACCTTCGTTTACACCCAGGGCCACAAAGGCGACTGGATTCAACCCCACCTCGAACAACACCCCAAAGGCCACCTGCACCACAAAATCTTCATAGACGACATCCTCAACAACACCTGTGAAAGTGCCACCCCCGAAGACGCCGTGGCCACCGTAAAAATTATCAACGCCGCTTATGAGGCAGCACAAACCGGAAAAACAATCACCATAGGCTAA
- a CDS encoding mannonate dehydratase produces MRIALVIRPFINENLQTALQMGVEDVVTVLPNAGPVWDYLAILRHKKRIEDQGLRWSVVESVPISDNIKLGLEARDSEIDNYCQTIRNLGAAGIPVMCYNWMTVFNWMRTSMTTRTRGNALTSTYDHSDMEDAPPITDYGDITEERLWENLEYFLKRVIPVAEEAGVKQGLHPDDPPLSPIRGVARIITSPEAYDRVISFIPSEYNGITYCQGNFKAMGADIPATIHHFKDHIHFAHFRDLHGQVPTFSESFHDDGDTDMAEAIRAYKAIGFKGVVRPDHTPTFAIDQEDIGGYNFLGRLYAVGYMRGLIHGTD; encoded by the coding sequence ATGAGAATCGCGCTCGTCATCCGACCATTCATCAATGAAAACCTTCAAACCGCGCTTCAAATGGGCGTGGAAGACGTCGTAACGGTCTTACCCAATGCTGGCCCCGTCTGGGATTATCTCGCCATCTTGCGCCACAAAAAACGCATAGAAGACCAGGGACTGCGCTGGTCTGTGGTCGAATCTGTTCCCATCTCGGACAATATCAAACTGGGCCTTGAAGCCCGCGACAGTGAGATCGACAACTATTGCCAGACCATTCGCAACCTCGGCGCAGCGGGCATACCCGTAATGTGCTATAACTGGATGACTGTCTTTAACTGGATGCGCACCTCGATGACCACCCGCACGCGCGGCAATGCCCTGACCAGTACCTACGATCACAGCGACATGGAAGACGCGCCACCCATCACAGACTATGGCGACATCACCGAAGAACGCCTCTGGGAAAACCTCGAATACTTCCTCAAAAGAGTAATACCCGTTGCCGAAGAAGCCGGCGTCAAACAGGGCCTTCACCCCGACGACCCCCCGCTCTCGCCCATTCGCGGCGTTGCCCGCATCATCACCAGCCCCGAAGCCTATGATCGCGTCATCTCTTTTATCCCCAGCGAATACAATGGCATCACCTATTGCCAGGGCAACTTCAAAGCCATGGGTGCCGATATTCCAGCCACCATCCACCACTTCAAAGACCACATCCACTTTGCCCACTTCCGCGACCTTCACGGCCAGGTACCCACCTTCTCCGAATCCTTTCACGACGACGGCGACACCGACATGGCAGAAGCCATTCGCGCGTACAAAGCAATTGGATTTAAGGGCGTCGTTCGCCCCGACCACACGCCCACCTTTGCGATAGACCAGGAGGATATAGGAGGCTACAACTTCCTCGGACGGCTCTATGCAGTCGGTTATATGCGCGGGCTAATACATGGAACAGACTAA
- a CDS encoding PorV/PorQ family protein, whose product MLKKALLFGLAVVLALPMYAQAQEERPTQASLGPFPVDRTRVPPETDLIKYARVTTTSYGFLKLTGNARSAGMGDAYTSVGNDLSAVFYNPAGATQIERYALTASYLKWIVGSSMGTFAIGAKTNVATLAVNFAYFTTDEFEETTSSQPGGTGRMATAGDMAVGLTIAKQVTDKLSVGGNLRWVQEDLDLQSYSSYDIDFGTLFYTGFYSTRLGMSMRNLGGDQDVIGQKARFPMVFNLSGAAEVYGNLGDPLSLTIAVEQMFFTDSVNRYHFGAEAWVQNMLALRGGYKIGYDSESWTVGAGLRQKLGDQSVGVDVSYSRAEALDEYPIRVSVGVGF is encoded by the coding sequence ATGTTGAAGAAAGCACTGCTTTTCGGTCTGGCTGTTGTCCTTGCCCTGCCGATGTATGCACAGGCTCAGGAAGAGCGGCCGACCCAGGCTTCGTTAGGACCTTTTCCAGTAGATAGGACGCGCGTCCCCCCGGAAACGGATCTGATTAAGTATGCGCGTGTGACGACCACGTCTTATGGTTTCTTGAAGCTGACGGGCAATGCGCGCTCAGCAGGTATGGGCGATGCGTATACGTCTGTTGGCAATGATCTGTCGGCAGTCTTTTACAATCCCGCTGGTGCAACACAGATCGAGCGTTACGCGCTGACAGCTTCTTATCTGAAGTGGATTGTGGGGTCCTCAATGGGCACGTTTGCCATTGGTGCCAAGACGAATGTGGCGACCCTTGCAGTCAACTTTGCGTATTTTACCACAGATGAATTTGAAGAGACCACCTCTTCTCAACCTGGTGGCACGGGACGTATGGCCACAGCGGGCGATATGGCTGTTGGGTTGACCATTGCCAAGCAGGTGACGGATAAGTTGAGTGTGGGTGGTAATCTGCGCTGGGTTCAGGAAGACCTGGATTTGCAGTCGTATTCGTCTTATGACATAGATTTTGGTACGCTCTTTTACACGGGTTTCTATTCCACGCGTCTGGGTATGTCGATGCGCAACCTGGGCGGCGACCAGGACGTGATTGGTCAGAAAGCGCGTTTCCCGATGGTGTTCAATCTGTCGGGTGCTGCTGAAGTCTATGGGAATCTGGGCGATCCGCTGTCGCTCACGATAGCAGTTGAACAGATGTTCTTCACGGATTCGGTGAACCGGTATCACTTTGGCGCGGAAGCATGGGTACAGAACATGCTGGCGTTGCGTGGTGGCTATAAGATCGGTTATGATTCCGAGTCTTGGACAGTGGGTGCAGGCTTGCGCCAGAAGTTGGGCGACCAGAGTGTGGGTGTGGATGTTTCGTATTCAAGGGCCGAGGCACTTGATGAATATCCCATTCGCGTCTCTGTTGGCGTCGGCTTTTAA